A region of the Chryseobacterium cucumeris genome:
GGTTCTCCATTGATCATAGCAGACATATACATGTTGTACCTTGTAAGTACTTCAGGACCGTATACTCTTTCGATAGTAATGAAAGTAGAAAAAGGAACCATTTCGCCTTTATCATTTTTTAAATATAAATTCAGAATACTTTCAGGGGTATCCCTGTGCTCGGGACTTGCCTGCACCATCACTTTATACATCTGGCTGAAACGGATAAAGTTCGTAGCGTAGTAAGATCCCAGCATCGTCTGCAGCGTAGACATCGCATTGTCTACAGATACTCCTTTCTTCGCTGCCATATCATAATCCACATTGATCATGTACTGCGGGAAAGTAGCATCAAAACTGGTAAAACTGTTCTGCAGTTCGGGCGCTTCATTGAGTTTTTTAACAAAATCCTTGGTGATCTTATCTGTATTTTCAATCGTTCCTCCGGTTCTGTCCAGCAAACGTAATTCAAAACCACTGGTATTCCCGAATCCGGGAACGGTTGGCGGTGCAAAGATTTCAATCTGGGCATCTGCAATACCTTTTGTTTTATCAGAGAGTTCTGCAATGAGATCATTTACTGAAATACTTCTTTCTTTCCAGTCTTTCAGGTTGATCATCGCCATTCCGTAAGAAGAACCTGCAATTTCAGTTACGATACTGTACCCTGCAAGTGTGGTCACGTTTTCCACTCCTTTGATCTTCTTGGCAATAACCGTCACTTCATCCAACACCTTTTCAGTTCTTTCTACCGTTGCGCCCTGCGGAGTGGTAACACTTACGTACACCATTCCCTGGTCTTCCATTGGGATAAATCCGGTTGGCAGGAATTTGCTGGTCACAAAAGTAAGTCCTACAAATAGAAATAACAGCCCGAAAGTTACCGTAGTTCTTGTGGCAAATTTTGATAAAATACCTACATAACCATTCGTCAGTCTTTCAAAACCGGTATTGAAACTCTGGAAAGCCCTGTCGATGATCGTTTTCTTTTTATTGTGATCATGAGGTTTTAAAATAATCGCACAAAGTGCCGGAGTAAGTGTCAATGCATTCACCCCTGAAATGACAATACTGATGGCCAGCGTTAATGAAAACTGACGGTAAAATACTCCTACAGGACCATCCAGGAAAGCCACAGGAATAAATACCGCAGACATAACGATCGTAATCGCTACTACTGCTCCTGCAATTTCTTTGGTGGCACTGATGGTGGCATCCATCGCATTCATTCCTTCTTCCATTTTCACGTGGACGGCTTCAACGACGACAATGGCATTATCGACGACAATTCCGATGGCCAGAACCAACGCAAACAATGTTAAAAGGTTCACTGAGAAATCCAGCATATTCATGAAGGCAAAAGTTCCTACCAAGGCTACCGGTACTGCCAGTACAGGAATCAATGTGGAACGCCAGTCCTGAAGGAAGATAAATACTACAATTCCAACCAGAATAAAGGCCTCAATAAGCGTTGTCAGTACCGCACTGATGGAAGCATCAAGGAATCGGGAAACATCATAAGCCATGTTATACTCCATTCCGGGAGGGAAAGAAGTGACCTTTAATTCTTCCATTTTTGCTTTTACGCTTTCGATAACTTCAGATGCGTTGGAACCCGGGCGCTGCTTCATCATAATGGATGCAGAAGGTCTTCCGTCTGTTTTGGAAACCATTCCGTAGTTCATGGCTCCAAACTCCACTTTAGCAATATCTTTAAGCTTTAAAATGGTTCCGTCCACATCAGATCTGATGGGAACTTCTTCATATTGTTTAGGCTCAAAAAACTTTCCTTTGTATTTTATAACATACTGAAGCTGGCTTGAGGTTTTACCAGAGGTTTCCCCTACTTTTCCAGGCGCAGCTGAAATATTCTGTTTTTGCAGGGAAGTGATTACCTCATCTGCAGAAATATTGTACGCTGCCATTTTCTGAGGATCCAGCCATACTCTCATCGAATATTCTTTCTGTCCCATAATTTCAGCACGTCCTACTCCATCAATACGTTTCAATTCCTGAAGGACGTTGATATCCGTAAAGTTATAAATGAACTGTTCATCCTGGCTCGGATCTGTACTGGTGATATTAAGGTACATCAGCATACTGTTCACCTCTTTTTCAGTAGTTACCCCGGCTCTGATTACTTCTTCAGGAAGTTCATCAAGAATAGTGGTTACCCTGTTCTGAACGTTTACTGCAGCCACATCAGGATCTGTTCCTACTTCAAAGAACACCTGAATAAGGGTAAGCCCGTCATTGGAAGTCACCGTAGACATATATGTCATCCCCGGCACCCCGTTGATGGCACGCTCCAGAGGAAGGGCTACCGCATTGGCAGACACTTCGGCGTTCGCTCCTGTATATTTTGCTGTAACGGTTACTGAAGGCGGTACAATATCGGGAAACTGGGTGATTGGCATTTTCAATAACGCCATAATTCCCAGCAATACAAATAATATGGAAATAACCAACGAAAGAACCTTCCGTCTTATAAACATTTCTACCATAGTCGATTGATTTAAAGATTATGAAAGGTTAATACTTCTTTTTGATTTTGATGATATCTCCATCTTTTAAAGACTGAGTTCCTTCATAAATGATTAAATCTCCTTTTTTAAGACCACTTTCCACCATATAAGAATCTCTCAGGGTAGTTCCGATCTTAATATTGGTCATTTTCACTTTATTCTGTTTATCTACTACAAAAACATAGGTCTTATCCTGAATGGAGAAGGTCGATTTTTGTGGAATAAGGATCGCATTATCCTGCTGTTCGGAAATGATAAGCTTTCCGGAAGTACCATGTTTGATCAAACGGTCCGGATTCGGGAAAAGCACTTTATAGCGGATAGAACCTGTAGTTCTGTCGATTTCCCCTTCGGCTGTTTTCAAAGCTCCGTTGAACTGGTAATTGACTCCATTAGGCAACGTCAATTCAATTTTTTGATGATTTCCGATTTTATCGTTAGCTAAAAGTTCAAAGTATAAGTTTTCAGGAATGGAGAAATAAGCATACACTTCGTTCAGTTGTGAAAGTGTGGTTAATAATGTTCCGTTTTCCACTAAACTTCCGTCTTTATGAGGAATCACGTCAATCACTCCATCAAAAGGTGCTGTAATTCTTGTAAAACTTATTTTCTGAAGAACCGTTCTCTTTTCTGCATCGGCAAAGGCATGTTTTGCTTTGGCAGAAGACAGTTTTGCCTTTACCATTTCCAGCTCGTTATTGGCTACAAATTTCTTAGCATGAAGGCTCTGAATCTGCTTCAGTTCTACTTCTGCGATGCGGACATCTGCTTCAGTCTGTTTTAATGCTGCATTGGCTTTCAGAAGTTCCATTTGCAGCTCAGCATCATTGATTTTGAATAAAGCCTGTCCCTGCTGAACAAACTGTCCCTCGTTGACATAAATATGCTGGATAATACCTCCGATTCTGGAACGCATTTCAACATTTTTTTTAGCCTGGATATCGGTGACAAACTGGTTGCTCACCAATGTATCTTTTTCCTTGATTTCCAGTACGGGAACTTCTTTATCTTTTTGATTGTTTTTTTTCTTGTCTTTACTGCATGACACAGCGAATAATGTTGCAAGAATGCAAATTATTACAGTTTTAAAATACATTTTTAAATGTTTAAGTTATAAGATTTCCGTTAAAATGATTTGGCATTCAGAAACTTAAAACCTAATACAGCTGGAGGAGATGGAGAAAGGATTTAACGCCGCAAATCGTGGAAACCGCAATCTCAGGAAGGGAAATTTTTGGAATAACTTTTAATATTCCTGAAAAGTCTGCAATGGCAGAATCATTTTTTTTAACTGAATGTTTTACAATTTTTGAAGCAGCAGGCAGCGCATGCGTGTTCATATCTGCTTCCTCGTAAACATCCAGAACATGAATATTGGTTACAGGAGGAACATGAGGGATATTTCTCAATGATTTTTCCGCCCAATTCGAATTGAAAAGGGAAAAAACCAGTATGATATAGAATAAGAAAAATGACCTCAGACCTGCCATGTCAATCAGAATACTTTAGTTTTTCAGTAAAAACGATAGTTGTGCAAAAATAGGCATTTCTCCTGGAAAATCCGGCCATGGAATTGTTAAAAAAACTTAAACAATTAGTGAATAATTCTACTCATTCGTATTTGAATT
Encoded here:
- a CDS encoding efflux RND transporter permease subunit; this encodes MVEMFIRRKVLSLVISILFVLLGIMALLKMPITQFPDIVPPSVTVTAKYTGANAEVSANAVALPLERAINGVPGMTYMSTVTSNDGLTLIQVFFEVGTDPDVAAVNVQNRVTTILDELPEEVIRAGVTTEKEVNSMLMYLNITSTDPSQDEQFIYNFTDINVLQELKRIDGVGRAEIMGQKEYSMRVWLDPQKMAAYNISADEVITSLQKQNISAAPGKVGETSGKTSSQLQYVIKYKGKFFEPKQYEEVPIRSDVDGTILKLKDIAKVEFGAMNYGMVSKTDGRPSASIMMKQRPGSNASEVIESVKAKMEELKVTSFPPGMEYNMAYDVSRFLDASISAVLTTLIEAFILVGIVVFIFLQDWRSTLIPVLAVPVALVGTFAFMNMLDFSVNLLTLFALVLAIGIVVDNAIVVVEAVHVKMEEGMNAMDATISATKEIAGAVVAITIVMSAVFIPVAFLDGPVGVFYRQFSLTLAISIVISGVNALTLTPALCAIILKPHDHNKKKTIIDRAFQSFNTGFERLTNGYVGILSKFATRTTVTFGLLFLFVGLTFVTSKFLPTGFIPMEDQGMVYVSVTTPQGATVERTEKVLDEVTVIAKKIKGVENVTTLAGYSIVTEIAGSSYGMAMINLKDWKERSISVNDLIAELSDKTKGIADAQIEIFAPPTVPGFGNTSGFELRLLDRTGGTIENTDKITKDFVKKLNEAPELQNSFTSFDATFPQYMINVDYDMAAKKGVSVDNAMSTLQTMLGSYYATNFIRFSQMYKVMVQASPEHRDTPESILNLYLKNDKGEMVPFSTFITIERVYGPEVLTRYNMYMSAMINGEPADGYSSGDAIAAVERVAKESLPRGFDIEWSGMTREEILSGNQTVYIFAICLLFVYLLLAAQYESFLLPMPVLLSLPTGIFGSYIALVIMGLDNNIYAQVALVMLIGLLAKNAILIVEFAVARNKQGFDIIPAAIEGARQRLRPILMTSFAFVAGLIPLCIASGAGAIGNRSIGTAAAGGMLIGTIFGLIVIPGLYIFFAKLENKKKNEKIKS
- a CDS encoding efflux RND transporter periplasmic adaptor subunit, yielding MYFKTVIICILATLFAVSCSKDKKKNNQKDKEVPVLEIKEKDTLVSNQFVTDIQAKKNVEMRSRIGGIIQHIYVNEGQFVQQGQALFKINDAELQMELLKANAALKQTEADVRIAEVELKQIQSLHAKKFVANNELEMVKAKLSSAKAKHAFADAEKRTVLQKISFTRITAPFDGVIDVIPHKDGSLVENGTLLTTLSQLNEVYAYFSIPENLYFELLANDKIGNHQKIELTLPNGVNYQFNGALKTAEGEIDRTTGSIRYKVLFPNPDRLIKHGTSGKLIISEQQDNAILIPQKSTFSIQDKTYVFVVDKQNKVKMTNIKIGTTLRDSYMVESGLKKGDLIIYEGTQSLKDGDIIKIKKKY